DNA from Aggregatimonas sangjinii:
TGTTGAGGATCAATTTTTTACTGATGTCGACCACTTCTATATGCGATACCTTTTTAGATATCGTCTTCTTATGATGCTTAAGATGTTCGCTTTTGCGGCGATTATAACTGATCCTTAATGTAGCGACCACGGGCCGCGAATCGGAATTGGGTCTTAGTTTGTCTTCGAACACCGTATCATCCGAGCCAAAATGTACCCTATCTTTCTGAAGCGACACTGCCGTGCCCTTGCGTCTGTTGAGTAACTTTTTACAACTTAACCGAAACAGCCATTCTAAATTCATAACAAGGACTCTGATAAAACTTGCGCCAGTAATATGCCTCCGACCTCTTATTTTCCGGTTACCGCCTTGTCTCATCCTTGCCAAATTTTAAAATTTTTACTTATCGGTATTATGCCTTACAATTAATTTTATCGCAATTTCATATGATTATCATTCGCTGCCGGACGAATAATTTCTTCCAAAGCAGACTAAAATTTGCGATACAAAGCATTGCTCCTACCATGTTCATCCAGAGCTCGGGCGATAATCTCCTTTTCCTCTAAAGTAGCCTTCGGCCAAAAACGGCCTCTACAATACCGTTCTTGAGCCCTGGCCGCAAGCTTTTTCGGTCATATCGGGTTAAAATCAAAATACCCTTATGACCAATGACCGAAGCCTTAGGTACGAGACCACGACCTATCTGCCCGGTGATCGGCGTTGTGTCTTTGCTTTTGTATCAGCCTTTGCCGCGTTCGTATTCGGTGATGACCTTTGAGCCGACGGTCCCGGCTGCATGGCATTTAAAGCCGACCGCTGCCTAGCTGTTGCCCTGTCGATACTGGTAAACTCACCTATTTTTACATCAATAAGGGCTTCGATATGCGATACATGTGCCGCGGCTTTCCCATTTAAATTCTTGAATTCGTTTTCATGTATCGGGCTGCTCGTTTTCCCCGGTGCGGGAGATTCCATGCGATTGCGGCACAGTTTGTATTTTTCGGTCAGTTCGTTCAACTCCAATAATTGATTTTGTAAAAATGGCCCTGTCGGCGAAGCTTGCCCAGGGGCTAGACTTCTGTTCGGCTCTTGAGGCTTAAAGGCAGCCAGAAACCCTAATTGGCGTTCTACTTTCGTGGCAACCGAAAATTCATTACGTTCATGCTGGCGTACCGCTGGAACCGTATTCGCCAAGCCCGCTTCTTGATTACGAGTCTCCTTAATTTGCAAAGACCGACTTGAAGGGATGAACTCGTTTTCAATTTGTTGCACACTTACCGCGGTAGGTACCCTTTCCTCTAAACCGTTTATCGCAGCGATCACGCTGGGTAGACCGGCCTTTATTTCCTTATCCTTGCTCATGTCGGTGACATCGCTTTTGAGATATGTCGCAATACGCTCGAACTTCTCGATAACCGCGCTTAAGGCTATGTTTCCTTCCAAAAGTTCTCCCTCCGAAAAAATCGACATACCCAGTGGCGTTGGGAGTTCATCTGTATAATCGGTGGCCTCCCTGCTATTTGACGGTATGTTAGGGATTGCCGTGTTGTCGTCTATTCCGCTATTTTCGTTCATTGTTGTAATTTAAATGGTTACTGCTCTTTCGTGTGCCTAGTCTATTAATTCGTTATTTTAAATCGGTTCCGTAAACGTTCAAGGATGCCGGAGCCTTACTGTTCCGCTTTTTCCGGAAGGTTGCCCATAGGGGTAATTCCCTTCGCTTCGTTTAGCAGGTTTTCATACCAATTCTTCATATCTTCCTTGACCCGCGCCCAGGTTTTAAAGTTTCTAGTGCGCGCATTTTTTACCAGTTGTTTGCCGTCTTTGGTTACACTGGTGCCCAATAGTCTAAACAAAAATTTGGCAGCCGACAATAATCCCGAGGTCTTCTTTTTGTTACCATCTTTATGTGGCGCCTTGGGCTTTTCTTTTTCAAACGTTAATGACTTGATGAAAATCAAGATGACTACGCGAAAAAAAAGTCGTGTTTTGTTCGCCCAACGCAGCCATTGAGCTCTTAGTGCTGTTTTATTCATAGCGACATTTTGTATTTTTTTCCTGTTTTGGGGGAACTCGCAACAGTTCTTGATAGATCATGCGGATCCGGAATATCCAAAACTTGATAGCGCGGAGCTTTGGTGGCCGGTATGCGCATTACTTTAACGGTATGGATAGGCTCCGTTCTGGTATGCCTCATTTGAGGACATACTTTCTTCCAACCCTGCTTGGAAAAGGCGATTTCGGTGGCGCTGCTATCTTCGGTAGCTCGATAAGTGGCCGTACCTTCCGAAAACCAGACTACACGTTTACTACTTTCTGCCATACGCATCGCCTCTTTATGATTGTTGTTGCAGGAAAGATCGATTACTTCACCGCCGACAAGAAGTTGCTGTTGAATTAACCCTACTTCTTTCGCTGTCGGGCTTAGCGCAAGCAAAACGGTCTCGCATTGCCCTGCCCGTTTTTTCCCGTGCCGAACCAAATAAATGGTATCGTCGAAATTTACGGCGGTGGGATCGGTCAAATGCTGGTAGCCCTTACTCTTCATACATTGTACGATTTCCTGCTCGACCTCATCCAACCTACCATGGGAGAAAACGATGGTTCTGGCCGGTAATTCCCGATGTGGCGGTTCTGTTGGTTTTTCCATTTTATTTTTGGTTTACTGTTTAAAATCTACCTCGCGTACACCTTTGATGTCCCTTCGGGCGTCAATGGCCAACCGTAACTTTTCTTTAATTTCCCTACCATCTTTGATTCCGCGAATCAAGAGTACGGGATTGGAATGATCGGTGCTATCGAGCCAGATATTGGATAGCCCCACTTGTCGCAACCAAAAAGGTTGTAAATGCCGAATATCCTTTACCCTGTAGAGTTCTATCTCATTGGTACTTTTCGATATAATGCCCTTATGCTCGATAATGCGTTGATCTGTAATCTCTAGCGCATTTTTTTTGGTATAATAATACCGCCATAACCCCATTATAAGACCAAGGCCAGCTACTACTGTTAAGGGTATGCACAAAAGGTAAAACCCGAAATTGGTCCATTGCGAAGGGGAGCCTTGCCATATAATAGTTTCTTTCATAATTTCATGTTACTCATGTAGACTTCTCGTGTGTTGCTACTCGTCGATTCCCTCGGAAGTACTTACATCGTAATTTTCGATCAGCAGCCCGTGCGGATTCAAATCGGTTCGTGCCACGTTGTGCAGATCAAAATAGGCCGTAAAGCGATCGGTACGCCTACCTTGCTGGTCGGTTCTACTTACCTTTAATTTACCGTATACCGCGGCCTTGTACGGTTTGCTATTCGCATCGACCGAAACCGAATCGATCTGTAAATTTTGTATGAGGTTTTGGGTCTTGATCTTAGTGTAATGCCCTTTCGCTTTTAGGGTCAAGTATAATTGTTTTCCGGATTCGCCTGTTAGGTTCATCGCGATGTTCATATTCCTATCGACCA
Protein-coding regions in this window:
- a CDS encoding PH domain-containing protein, yielding MKETIIWQGSPSQWTNFGFYLLCIPLTVVAGLGLIMGLWRYYYTKKNALEITDQRIIEHKGIISKSTNEIELYRVKDIRHLQPFWLRQVGLSNIWLDSTDHSNPVLLIRGIKDGREIKEKLRLAIDARRDIKGVREVDFKQ